The Molothrus ater isolate BHLD 08-10-18 breed brown headed cowbird chromosome 29, BPBGC_Mater_1.1, whole genome shotgun sequence nucleotide sequence GGCAGGAGCGGCGCCTGGTGCAGGAGCTGGACCTGGGCGCGGGCTCCATCCCGCTGGAAATCCGGTTCCTGCACGATCCCAGCGCTGCCCAGGGCTTCgtgggctgtgccctgagcGGGGACATCCGCAGGTTCTACAGGAACCCCGTGAGCTCTGGGGTTTGGGCGGAATCCTCAGGGAATTGGGGCTTTTTCCGTGGAATTCCTGGGGTTTTTCCATGGTTTCACTGCCCTGAGCGGGGACATCCGCAGGTTCCACAGGAGCCCCGTGAGCTCGGGGACTTGGGGGGAAATGTCAGAGAATCGGGGCGTTTTCCATGGAATTCCTGGGTTTTTGGAGAAAATCCACTGGGAATTGTGGGCTTTTCCATGGAATTCCAGAGGGTTTAAAGGGTTTTTCCATGGAGTTCCAGGGTTTTTCCATGGAATTCCAGGGGTTTTAGAAAAATCTCCGAGGTTTTATCACCGTGGGATTGTGGGGTGGATATTCCATgaattttgggaattccatgttttctgtccctcaggagggaaaatgggaagCGGAGAAGGTGATTGAGGTGCCCAGCAAGAAAGTCCATGGATGGCTCCTCCCGGAGATGCCAGGTCAGTgggagaaatttgggaattttctcATGGATCCAGAGCAGATTTTGGCAGAATTCTATCTTTAAATGGCAAAGAATTCcaaatattggggttttttttgagggagaACTTTGGGATGAGCAAAGGAAATCCGGAGTGGggtctgctctgtgctgggggtgGGATTTTCCAGGAAGACCCTTGGAATTTGAGTCTGGATTTCCTCAGGAATTCTGCAGTAATTCCTGAGGTTGATTTTGTTCCCCCCTACTCTTCCCAACCCCATTTTTTGGCGTTTCCACATGGGAATTTGGGTATTTTGGGGATTCTCTGTGCTCCCATTCCTTGATTTTCCTCTGGAATTCCCTCGGGAAGGGCTGATCACGGACATCCTGATTTCCCTGGACGACAGATTCCTGTACTTCAGCAACTGGCTGCACGGGGACGTGCGGCAGTACGACATCTCcgaccccaaaaaccccaaactggtggggcaggtgaggaggaaattcccaaaaaacccaattCCCATGGTTTTGAAGGGATTCATTCggatttcccatggattttAACGGTTTTCCAGGTTTTTCTGGGAGGCAGCATCTCCAAAGGGGGACCTGTGACTGTGGTGGAGGATTGGGAATTGCAGGATCAGCCGGAGCCGTGCGTGATCCAGGTGAGGattcccaaatttttttcctgattctcCCCAGATTTTTGGAGATTCACGACATCCAAAACCCCTCCTGAAGTTGTTCCCACCTGGATTTTGCTTCCTTAGGGATGGGTTTCATCCCTGAAACCCCaatttttcctcagaaaaaaatcGTGGAATTaagaaatttggggaaaaaaattttctccCCAAAGCTGGGGGTTGGCCATTCCCGACTCCGGGATTTCGGAGCCCTTGGACGTTCTTTTCCCCCAAagttccattttttcccccaaaattccatttcctccccagagctggggcctgGCCATTCCCAGATCCAGGATTTCAGAGCCTGGGTGTGCTTCCCGGTGTTTTTCCCGTGCAGGGGAAGCGGATCCCGGGGGGGCCgcagatgctgcagctgagcctggaCGGGCGCCGGCTCTTCGTGACCACGTCCCTGTTCAGCGCCTGGGACCGGCAGTTCTACCCCGGCCTGCTCGAGTGAGCCCTCCCGATCAATGATCAATAACCCCCAGCGCCGCGGCTTGGTCGGGCACTGCCTGCGGTTCATTGGTTATTCCTTGGGTAGCAGTTAGCTGAAACTGGTTAACAATTGCTTGTTGGCACTTACTGGGGTTCATTGGTTATTCCTTGGGTAGCAATTAGCTGAAACTGGTTAACAATTGCTTGTTGCTCGTTACTGGGGTTCATTGGTTATTCCTTGGGTAGCAATTAGCTGAAACTGGTTAACAATTGCTTGTTGGTCGTTACTGGTTATTCATGGGTAATGATTGATCATTAATTGGTGATTAACTGATCATTAATTAGCGATTAATTGATCATTTATTGATTTTTGATTGGTTAACAATTGGTTGTTGGTTATTATTAGTTATTGATTATTGATCGGTTATTAATTGGTTATTAATTGACCGTTAATAGGTTTATAACTGGTTATTGGTTATTACTGGTTGCTGATTATTAATTTGTTGTTGATTGATTGATTAATTGGTTATTAGTTGATTGCTAAATGGCAGTTAATTGATTGCTAATTGGTTTATAATTGATTCATAATTTGTTGTCAATTGGTATTAATTGGTTGGTAATTCCAAATGTAGGGGGGTTTTTGAGGGGGAATTTTAGGATGAATTTTGTGTTATTAATTGATgattaatttggttttaatcGCAGTTTTTATTGAattgctgcagggagggctcggtgctgctgcagctggacgTGGACACGGCGCGGGGAGGCCTGGCCGTCAATCCCGAATTcctgctggattttgggaaggagcCGGGTGGGCCCTGCCTGGCGCACGAGGTGCGGTACCCGGGGGGGGACTGCACCTCCGACATCTGGCTGTGACCCCGCCggaattccagggaaatctGGGAATGTTTGGGAATGTTTGGGAATGTTTGGGATGGGGGAATGTGGGACTGCACCTCCGACATCTGGCTGTGACCCTGCCggaattcca carries:
- the LOC118696147 gene encoding methanethiol oxidase-like, whose protein sequence is MAGKCGACGPGYPSPLEAMKGPREQLLYLPCIYRNTGIGIPDFLATVDVDPKSPRYCQVIHRLPMPHVGDELHHSGWNACSSCHGDPGKSRRFLILPSLVSSRIYVVDVATDPRAPKLHKVVEAEELARKANAAFPHTSHCLGSGEILISCLGDPDGNGKGTFVLLDGETFEVKGNWEKGGKIPNLGYDFWYQPRHNVLLSTEWGVPKVLAQGFDPKDVERGHYGRHINVWDWQERRLVQELDLGAGSIPLEIRFLHDPSAAQGFVGCALSGDIRRFYRNPEGKWEAEKVIEVPSKKVHGWLLPEMPGLITDILISLDDRFLYFSNWLHGDVRQYDISDPKNPKLVGQVFLGGSISKGGPVTVVEDWELQDQPEPCVIQGKRIPGGPQMLQLSLDGRRLFVTTSLFSAWDRQFYPGLLEEGSVLLQLDVDTARGGLAVNPEFLLDFGKEPGGPCLAHEVRYPGGDCTSDIWL